In the genome of Myxococcus stipitatus, one region contains:
- the epsY gene encoding exopolysaccharide export protein EpsY yields the protein MPSSLRVRHLELRFAARGLVCAALLLVSSACGGLGKYTWVDDYQEKPPPLDSSYRIASGDLLNIRVWNQESLTTQARVRDDGRISLLFLDDVEAAGHSPAMLSQQIQTRLKDYINHPVVTVALEMARPIKVTMMGEVNRIGPLEIDVGASLLQALAGAGGFTEYAHDDRIFILRQEDGQAPLRIRFRYKDLIHAEGRAATFRLRPGDVVVVE from the coding sequence ATGCCGTCCTCGCTCCGCGTCCGACACCTCGAGCTCCGCTTCGCTGCGCGAGGGCTTGTGTGCGCCGCGCTCCTGCTCGTCTCCTCCGCGTGTGGCGGGCTGGGCAAGTACACCTGGGTGGACGACTACCAGGAGAAGCCGCCCCCGCTGGACTCCAGCTACCGCATCGCCTCCGGCGACCTGCTGAACATCCGCGTGTGGAACCAGGAGTCGCTCACCACGCAGGCGCGCGTGCGAGACGACGGGCGCATCAGCCTGCTCTTCCTGGACGACGTGGAGGCCGCGGGCCACAGCCCCGCCATGCTGTCGCAGCAAATCCAGACGCGGCTGAAGGACTACATCAACCACCCCGTCGTCACCGTCGCGCTGGAGATGGCGCGCCCCATCAAGGTGACGATGATGGGCGAGGTCAACCGCATCGGCCCGCTGGAAATCGACGTGGGCGCAAGCCTGCTGCAAGCGCTGGCGGGCGCGGGCGGCTTCACCGAGTACGCGCACGACGACCGCATCTTCATCCTGCGGCAGGAGGACGGACAGGCGCCGCTGCGCATCCGCTTCCGCTACAAGGACCTCATCCACGCCGAGGGCCGCGCGGCCACGTTCCGCCTGCGCCCGGGTGACGTGGTGGTGGTGGAGTAG
- the epsX gene encoding exopolysaccharide export protein EpsX, translating into MLGSALTALWLELSASAITYSASVRVDSRVRSNEDPAQDAPSIAGDTDFTPILGLERTQGNTALELNYAPRISLREVTAEPRTEVQHVGRFAARWRPERGLSFRLSEELVLGSVNLLTMDSLPVLQPDPDDPDGPLRPPPGGGPLQPLPEGDTVYFLSSATSLTGETSRLGRRWQLSGTAGFSVSGGLDGPAREAVPLQYGPRMDVSLSHALSELSAITTSASATHARFSTGARNTVVTLTESWTGRMSRRTSLEAGAGASIVHSLEATGGVAPDPEPGTPRTELLPNLTLAVGHRIPSRTADFDGRLGLRVSPFTDRLTARVYPRADVTATGTWVLSPRVRMSATAGTAFAVGGATGDRLVSGGLTASWILNSWMSVDADTRGTWSRSPELPAARFQWAAALGLSLRQTGIL; encoded by the coding sequence GTGCTGGGGTCCGCGCTCACCGCGTTGTGGCTGGAGCTCTCCGCTTCCGCCATCACCTACTCCGCCTCCGTGCGGGTGGACTCGCGCGTGCGCTCCAACGAGGACCCCGCCCAGGACGCGCCCTCCATCGCCGGCGACACGGACTTCACACCCATCCTCGGCCTGGAGCGCACCCAGGGGAACACCGCCCTGGAGCTCAACTACGCGCCGCGCATCAGCCTGCGCGAGGTCACTGCGGAGCCGCGCACAGAAGTACAGCACGTGGGCCGCTTCGCCGCGCGCTGGCGCCCCGAGCGCGGCCTCTCCTTCCGGCTGAGCGAGGAGCTGGTGCTGGGCAGCGTCAACCTGCTCACCATGGACTCGCTGCCGGTGCTCCAGCCGGACCCGGATGACCCGGACGGCCCGCTGCGCCCGCCCCCCGGAGGCGGTCCGCTCCAGCCCCTGCCGGAAGGGGACACCGTCTACTTCCTCTCCTCGGCCACCTCCCTCACCGGCGAGACGAGCCGACTGGGACGGCGCTGGCAGCTCTCCGGCACCGCGGGCTTCTCCGTCAGCGGCGGCCTGGATGGCCCCGCGCGCGAGGCCGTGCCCCTGCAGTACGGCCCGCGCATGGACGTGTCGCTGAGCCACGCCCTCTCGGAGCTCAGCGCCATCACCACCTCCGCCTCCGCCACGCACGCGCGCTTCTCCACCGGCGCGAGGAATACCGTCGTGACGCTCACCGAGAGCTGGACGGGCCGCATGTCCCGGCGCACCTCATTGGAGGCCGGCGCGGGCGCGAGCATCGTCCACTCCCTCGAGGCGACGGGCGGAGTCGCGCCAGACCCGGAGCCGGGCACGCCTCGCACGGAGCTGTTGCCCAACCTCACGCTCGCGGTGGGTCACCGCATCCCCTCTCGCACGGCGGACTTCGACGGCCGCCTGGGTTTGCGCGTGTCGCCCTTCACCGACCGGCTGACGGCGCGCGTCTACCCTCGGGCGGACGTCACGGCGACGGGGACGTGGGTGCTGAGCCCTCGCGTGCGCATGTCCGCCACGGCGGGCACCGCCTTCGCGGTGGGCGGGGCCACGGGGGACCGGCTGGTATCGGGCGGGTTGACGGCATCCTGGATTCTCAACAGTTGGATGTCGGTGGATGCCGACACGCGAGGCACCTGGAGCCGCTCGCCCGAGCTGCCAGCGGCCCGCTTCCAGTGGGCAGCGGCGCTGGGCCTGTCCTTGCGGCAAACTGGTATCCTCTGA
- the epsW gene encoding exopolysaccharide biosynthesis response regulator EpsW produces MEPQLHKVLLVEDAPFFRKMLGDYLRAMGFKDVVELPNGQAALKYLAGSTRPDLVCLDLTLPDISGYDLCEHIRRTAGMADVPVLVVSARDLPEDKAHAEEAGANGYLGKPFTQDEFSRRVGQLLKNAAARRTS; encoded by the coding sequence ATGGAACCCCAACTGCACAAGGTCCTCCTGGTGGAGGACGCGCCCTTCTTTCGGAAGATGCTGGGCGACTACCTGCGTGCCATGGGATTCAAGGACGTGGTGGAGCTGCCCAACGGGCAGGCCGCGCTGAAGTACCTGGCGGGCTCGACGCGCCCGGACCTCGTGTGCCTGGACCTGACGCTGCCGGACATCTCCGGCTATGACTTGTGCGAGCACATCCGCCGCACCGCGGGCATGGCGGACGTGCCGGTGCTGGTGGTGAGCGCCAGGGATTTGCCGGAGGACAAGGCCCACGCCGAGGAGGCGGGCGCCAATGGCTATCTGGGCAAGCCCTTCACCCAGGACGAGTTCTCCCGCCGGGTGGGCCAGCTGTTGAAGAACGCCGCGGCGAGGAGGACGTCGTGA
- the epsV gene encoding PCP family exopolysaccharide biosynthesis protein EpsV, with product MTAPAPGPRPGPHASPAFTPERVETNAPSDLIDWGFAVDSVFYLKNAVLRHWFLALVVAGLVAGLAAGVSKIMPRKYHVETRMLTQRNFIIASLANPGRSIPVDADQPTRAAWEMVMKSDNLKAIVRDAKLVEYWELQRSPMSRLKEKVLRKPPPAMSDEDKRDALTTMLEQSMLVMVEGGTGTVTIGVDWSDPQLALNIVEAAQKNFLEMRQAAEMGAVSEAITILDKQVVEEAEGIKQAIAALDATVKRVEAKRKREEARQAQRGGRGAQAQGGGLGINTNHLLAQMRFMVQTKRRAISDVEEFRARRLTELRNQLAEQRVIYSPQHPLITDLEQRIVALQEDSPQLVALRSELNELIGEYMRNGGDPGELEQGTTGPLLGAGAYGGPATSDNPEVSVAADRVRMLVMRHQEKMRRLDQAKTELEISRASMKHRFSVLAPPTFPEKPSKPKVQLILAAGVVGGIAMGIFAAVALDIIRRRILEKWQVERILKLPVLAELERR from the coding sequence GTGACGGCTCCGGCGCCCGGGCCACGCCCAGGCCCGCACGCCTCTCCCGCATTCACCCCGGAGCGCGTGGAGACGAACGCGCCGTCGGACCTCATCGACTGGGGGTTCGCCGTCGACTCCGTGTTCTATTTGAAGAACGCGGTGCTGCGGCATTGGTTCCTGGCGCTGGTCGTGGCGGGATTGGTCGCCGGGCTGGCGGCGGGCGTCAGCAAAATCATGCCGCGCAAGTACCACGTTGAAACGCGGATGCTGACGCAACGCAATTTCATCATCGCCTCGCTGGCGAACCCGGGGCGCTCCATCCCCGTGGACGCGGACCAGCCCACGCGCGCGGCGTGGGAGATGGTGATGAAGAGCGACAACCTCAAGGCCATCGTCCGCGACGCGAAGCTCGTGGAGTACTGGGAGCTGCAGCGCTCGCCCATGAGCCGGCTGAAGGAGAAGGTGCTGCGCAAGCCGCCCCCGGCCATGTCGGACGAGGACAAGCGCGACGCGCTCACCACCATGCTCGAGCAGTCCATGCTCGTGATGGTGGAGGGCGGCACGGGCACCGTCACCATCGGCGTGGACTGGAGCGACCCGCAGCTGGCGCTCAACATCGTGGAGGCCGCGCAGAAGAACTTCCTGGAGATGCGGCAGGCCGCGGAGATGGGCGCGGTGTCGGAGGCCATCACCATCCTGGACAAGCAGGTGGTGGAGGAGGCGGAAGGCATCAAGCAGGCCATCGCGGCGCTGGACGCCACCGTGAAGCGCGTGGAGGCCAAGCGCAAGCGCGAGGAGGCCCGGCAGGCGCAGCGCGGTGGACGAGGAGCGCAGGCGCAGGGCGGCGGGCTGGGCATCAACACCAACCACCTGCTCGCGCAGATGCGGTTCATGGTGCAGACCAAGCGCCGGGCCATCTCCGACGTGGAGGAGTTCCGCGCGCGGCGGCTGACGGAGCTGCGCAACCAGCTGGCGGAGCAGCGGGTCATCTACTCGCCGCAGCACCCGCTCATCACGGACCTGGAGCAGCGCATCGTCGCGCTCCAGGAGGACTCTCCTCAGCTGGTGGCGCTGCGCTCGGAGCTCAACGAGCTGATTGGCGAGTACATGCGCAACGGCGGAGACCCGGGGGAGCTGGAGCAGGGCACCACGGGGCCGCTGTTGGGCGCGGGGGCCTACGGGGGCCCGGCGACGTCGGACAACCCGGAGGTGTCGGTGGCGGCGGACCGGGTGCGCATGCTGGTGATGCGGCACCAGGAGAAGATGCGGCGGCTGGACCAGGCGAAGACGGAGCTGGAGATTTCGCGCGCGTCGATGAAGCACCGCTTCAGCGTGCTGGCGCCGCCCACCTTCCCGGAGAAGCCGTCCAAGCCCAAGGTGCAGCTCATCCTCGCCGCGGGCGTGGTGGGCGGCATCGCCATGGGCATCTTCGCGGCGGTGGCGCTGGACATCATCCGCCGTCGCATCCTGGAGAAGTGGCAGGTGGAGCGAATCCTGAAGCTCCCGGTGTTGGCGGAGCTGGAGCGGCGCTAG
- the epsU gene encoding exopolysaccharide biosynthesis GT2 family glycosyltransferase EpsU, translated as MTVWTWVDLALCVALLPATVACGYLLLLTLLSWRRAAPVPPAPTRKFDVVIPSHNEELGIARTVANLSAVDYPPTMRRILVVADNCSDATAQKAREAGATVLERHDTEKRGKGYALAHAFEFSQKDGFADAVVVVDADTVVSPNLLHAYARRLEDGAHAVQAHYGVMNPTASWRTRLMTIALGMFHKVRSLGREALGVSCGLRGNGMCFTHAVLREVPHDAFSVVEDLEYGIRLGRKGHRVHYAWEAEVQGEMVTAEKQSRSQRQRWEGGRAQMRKLHGWPLLSDALKQKSGLLLDLSMDVLVPPLSQLVLATVGGAVAASVLVWLSGGAAVGASAMAGFGLASLGAYVLRGWWVSGVGPRGLVDLAWAPVYVVWKVWLMLRGPGAEKRGEWVRTTREAERR; from the coding sequence GTGACGGTGTGGACCTGGGTGGACCTGGCGCTGTGCGTGGCGCTGCTGCCGGCGACGGTGGCGTGTGGCTATCTGCTGCTCCTGACGTTGCTGTCGTGGCGACGAGCGGCGCCAGTGCCGCCCGCGCCCACGCGCAAGTTCGACGTGGTGATTCCCTCGCACAACGAGGAGCTGGGCATCGCGCGCACGGTGGCGAACCTGTCCGCGGTGGACTACCCGCCGACGATGCGCCGCATCCTCGTCGTCGCGGACAACTGCTCGGACGCCACCGCCCAGAAGGCGCGCGAGGCCGGCGCCACCGTGCTGGAGCGGCACGACACGGAGAAGCGCGGCAAGGGCTACGCGCTCGCGCATGCCTTCGAGTTCAGCCAGAAGGACGGCTTCGCGGACGCGGTGGTGGTCGTGGACGCGGACACCGTGGTGTCCCCCAACCTGCTGCACGCCTATGCCCGACGGCTGGAGGACGGAGCCCACGCGGTGCAGGCGCACTACGGGGTGATGAACCCCACGGCGTCGTGGCGCACGCGGCTGATGACGATTGCGCTGGGCATGTTCCACAAGGTGCGCTCGCTGGGACGCGAGGCGCTGGGTGTCTCGTGCGGCCTGCGCGGCAACGGCATGTGCTTCACGCACGCGGTGCTGCGCGAGGTGCCGCACGACGCCTTCAGCGTCGTCGAGGACCTGGAGTACGGCATCCGCCTGGGCCGCAAGGGCCACCGCGTGCACTACGCCTGGGAGGCGGAGGTGCAGGGGGAGATGGTGACGGCGGAGAAGCAGAGCCGCTCGCAGCGTCAGCGCTGGGAGGGGGGACGCGCGCAGATGCGCAAGCTGCACGGCTGGCCGCTCCTGAGTGATGCGCTGAAGCAGAAGAGCGGGCTGCTGCTGGACCTGTCCATGGACGTGCTGGTGCCGCCGCTGAGCCAGCTGGTGCTCGCGACGGTGGGCGGCGCGGTGGCGGCGTCGGTGCTCGTGTGGCTGTCGGGGGGCGCGGCCGTGGGCGCCTCGGCGATGGCGGGCTTCGGGCTGGCGAGCCTGGGCGCGTACGTGCTGCGCGGGTGGTGGGTGTCGGGCGTGGGGCCTCGGGGCCTGGTGGACCTGGCCTGGGCGCCCGTCTACGTGGTGTGGAAGGTGTGGCTGATGTTGCGCGGCCCCGGCGCGGAGAAGCGCGGCGAGTGGGTGCGCACCACGCGCGAGGCGGAGCGCCGCTGA
- a CDS encoding carboxypeptidase-like regulatory domain-containing protein: MLKLFTAYFVCMLVLFVAVPLFARSEDDAEYAPPPGMFTGTVIDALSRAPIPGLVVIATSPSLSEEQWAWTDDSGGYRLPLLPAGTYTLRFEHPDYPSHTRGDLLLRANQTEQLLVELLPR; this comes from the coding sequence GTGTTGAAGCTCTTCACGGCCTATTTCGTGTGCATGCTGGTGCTCTTCGTCGCGGTGCCCTTGTTCGCCCGCTCCGAAGACGACGCCGAATACGCCCCGCCCCCCGGCATGTTCACGGGCACGGTCATCGACGCCCTGAGCCGCGCGCCCATCCCGGGACTGGTGGTCATCGCCACATCGCCCAGCTTGAGTGAGGAGCAGTGGGCCTGGACGGATGACTCGGGCGGCTACCGCCTCCCCTTGCTCCCCGCGGGCACGTACACGCTGCGCTTCGAGCACCCCGACTATCCCTCGCACACGCGAGGGGACCTGCTGCTGCGCGCGAACCAGACGGAGCAACTCCTGGTGGAGCTGCTCCCCCGGTAG
- the epsH gene encoding exopolysaccharide biosynthesis glycosyltransferase EpsH, with the protein MPAQRPRVLLIAELCNPDWVSVPLEGWSLYRALAEVADVHLVTQVRNRENILKQGVQEGSQFTALDSTPVEKPLDKVGQLMRGTAGVGWTTATALSVLPYYYFEEVLWQRFGQRIKAREFDLVHRYTPISPTTPSTLARRCKKAGVPFVMGPLNGGLPWPKGFGGARRREKEWLSYVRDAYKLMPFYKSTRENAAAIITGSRATRGQVGEPWQGKTVYVPENAIDTRRFGTAKSEGPVELPLRVAFVGRFVPYKGMAMLMEAAAPLIREGKVVLEYIGDGQEMPNLKAQAAREGIESGVTFAGWVKHQELQGRLAKNHVFGFPSVREFGGAVVCEAMALGLVPIVMDYGGPGEIVSPATGFAVPMGTPEQIVAGVRDVLTKLVADPSVIRPMGDRARQRIFKNFTWKAKAEQVLEVYRWVLGERGQPDWGMPLAD; encoded by the coding sequence ATGCCTGCTCAAAGACCTCGCGTCCTCCTGATTGCAGAGCTGTGCAACCCCGACTGGGTGAGTGTCCCGCTGGAAGGCTGGTCGCTCTATCGCGCCCTGGCCGAGGTGGCGGACGTGCATCTGGTCACCCAGGTGCGCAACCGGGAGAACATCCTCAAGCAGGGGGTGCAGGAGGGCTCGCAGTTCACCGCGCTGGACTCCACGCCGGTGGAGAAGCCGCTCGACAAGGTCGGCCAGCTCATGCGGGGCACGGCGGGCGTTGGCTGGACGACAGCCACGGCGTTGAGCGTGCTGCCCTACTACTACTTCGAGGAAGTGCTCTGGCAGCGCTTCGGCCAGCGCATCAAGGCCCGAGAGTTCGATTTGGTGCACCGCTACACGCCCATCAGCCCCACGACGCCCAGCACGCTGGCGCGGCGGTGCAAGAAGGCGGGAGTGCCCTTCGTGATGGGGCCGCTCAACGGCGGACTGCCGTGGCCCAAGGGCTTCGGGGGCGCGCGGCGGCGGGAGAAGGAGTGGCTGAGCTACGTGCGGGACGCGTACAAGCTGATGCCCTTCTACAAGTCCACGCGGGAGAACGCGGCGGCCATCATCACCGGCTCGCGCGCGACGCGAGGACAGGTGGGGGAGCCGTGGCAGGGCAAGACGGTGTACGTGCCGGAGAACGCCATCGACACCCGGCGCTTCGGCACGGCGAAGTCGGAGGGGCCGGTGGAGCTGCCCCTGCGCGTGGCCTTCGTCGGGCGCTTCGTGCCGTACAAGGGCATGGCCATGCTCATGGAGGCGGCGGCGCCGCTCATCCGCGAGGGCAAGGTGGTGCTCGAGTACATCGGCGATGGGCAGGAGATGCCCAACCTGAAGGCGCAGGCGGCGCGCGAGGGCATCGAGTCGGGCGTGACGTTCGCCGGCTGGGTGAAGCACCAGGAGCTGCAGGGGCGGCTGGCGAAGAACCACGTGTTCGGCTTCCCCAGCGTGCGCGAGTTCGGCGGCGCGGTGGTGTGCGAGGCGATGGCGCTGGGCCTGGTGCCCATCGTGATGGACTACGGCGGGCCGGGTGAAATCGTGAGCCCCGCGACGGGCTTCGCGGTGCCCATGGGGACGCCGGAGCAGATTGTGGCGGGCGTGCGGGACGTGCTGACGAAGCTGGTCGCGGACCCGTCGGTGATTCGGCCCATGGGCGACCGGGCCCGGCAGCGCATCTTCAAGAACTTCACCTGGAAGGCGAAGGCGGAGCAGGTGCTGGAGGTGTATCGCTGGGTGCTCGGCGAGCGCGGCCAGCCCGACTGGGGCATGCCGCTGGCGGACTGA
- the wzy gene encoding exopolysaccharide repeat unit polymerase has product MTFAPDRPSYPRYLALLGFLVLATVGGALLHPVVALAPALAAGVLWVVVKVPLRYPVLGLTYLVLAVDFVPERPQSGFWPSPLFPIGELLFTQLSALTKIGALRFPLVDLLIVGLLGIALYRRTTKSTIDPPVLPMPRPLIAVVALSFFAIMFMEVRGVLRGGDFRNSLWQWHQAAMLPFIVAIYHYAMRGPEDWPIFARTVIAAGLTKAAVSVYFGAVVVPAMGVFVEYTTCHSDSMTFNFALLVATMRFLEKPKGAHAFRGILLILCIFMGMVYNDRRLAYVSFVGCLLAGYLITPWPAIKRTFTRALVLLAPLMVVYFAVGWNARGGAFAPVHKVRSLIDGEGGEGNLDYRDIENLDLIATWTQFPLLGTGYGHEFLEPIPLPNIAFVFPTYRFHPHNSLLGLLAFGGMVGYTGIWMFLTVTIYLAVRAYHRSNISEHRAASMVIVGAVICYINQVFGDMGIISYICTFLLSLCVVASGKLAVFTGAWPMPKSTLVPSAPSAPVPPPGAITYPNEDEAPAPGVAKTG; this is encoded by the coding sequence GTGACGTTCGCCCCGGACCGGCCCTCCTACCCGCGCTACCTGGCGCTGCTTGGCTTCCTGGTGCTGGCCACCGTGGGGGGTGCCCTGCTGCACCCCGTGGTCGCTTTGGCCCCAGCCCTGGCGGCCGGCGTGCTGTGGGTCGTGGTCAAGGTGCCCCTGCGCTACCCGGTGCTGGGCCTCACCTACCTGGTCCTCGCCGTGGACTTCGTCCCCGAGCGCCCCCAGTCCGGCTTCTGGCCCTCGCCGCTGTTCCCCATCGGTGAGCTGCTCTTCACGCAGCTGAGCGCGCTCACCAAGATTGGCGCCCTGCGGTTTCCCCTGGTGGACCTGCTCATCGTCGGGCTGTTGGGAATCGCCCTCTACCGGCGCACGACGAAGTCCACCATCGACCCGCCGGTGCTGCCCATGCCCCGGCCGCTCATCGCCGTGGTGGCGCTGTCCTTCTTCGCCATCATGTTCATGGAAGTGCGCGGGGTGTTGCGCGGCGGCGACTTCCGCAACTCGCTGTGGCAGTGGCACCAGGCCGCGATGCTGCCGTTCATCGTGGCCATCTATCACTACGCCATGCGAGGGCCGGAGGACTGGCCCATCTTCGCCAGGACGGTCATCGCCGCGGGACTCACCAAGGCCGCCGTCAGCGTCTACTTCGGCGCCGTCGTCGTGCCCGCCATGGGCGTCTTCGTCGAGTACACCACGTGCCACTCGGACTCGATGACGTTCAACTTCGCCCTGCTGGTGGCGACCATGCGCTTCCTGGAGAAGCCCAAGGGCGCTCACGCCTTCCGCGGCATCCTGCTCATCCTCTGCATCTTCATGGGCATGGTCTACAACGACCGGCGCCTCGCCTATGTCAGCTTCGTGGGCTGCCTGCTGGCCGGCTACCTCATCACGCCCTGGCCCGCCATCAAGCGCACCTTCACGCGCGCGCTGGTGCTGCTGGCCCCGCTGATGGTCGTCTACTTCGCGGTGGGGTGGAACGCGCGCGGCGGCGCCTTCGCGCCCGTGCACAAGGTGCGCTCCCTCATCGACGGCGAGGGCGGCGAGGGCAACCTGGACTATCGCGACATCGAGAACCTGGACCTCATCGCGACCTGGACCCAGTTCCCCCTGCTGGGCACCGGCTACGGGCATGAGTTCCTGGAGCCGATTCCGCTGCCCAACATCGCCTTCGTGTTCCCGACGTACCGCTTCCACCCGCACAACTCCCTCCTGGGGCTGCTCGCCTTCGGAGGCATGGTTGGCTACACGGGCATCTGGATGTTCCTGACGGTGACCATCTACCTGGCCGTGCGCGCGTACCATCGCTCGAACATCTCCGAGCACCGCGCCGCCTCGATGGTCATCGTGGGCGCCGTCATCTGCTACATCAACCAGGTGTTCGGGGACATGGGCATCATCTCGTACATCTGCACGTTCCTCCTGTCCCTGTGCGTGGTGGCCTCCGGGAAGCTGGCCGTGTTCACCGGTGCGTGGCCCATGCCGAAGAGCACGCTGGTGCCCTCCGCGCCGTCCGCGCCCGTGCCGCCTCCGGGCGCCATCACCTATCCGAACGAGGACGAGGCTCCCGCCCCCGGCGTGGCCAAGACCGGCTGA
- the sitA5 gene encoding SitA5 family polymorphic toxin — MGRGRAVLWCLFWMGMTAGCSTTRVVRLDMGMGEPVLHTPREVEGPVELDEDSFKTAVERLARGVRPSAQPLREARHRLGVPARGGMSLYERRRLVPVGEEGDVSRSAPHASASEQSLTRDYARWCEDEEGEGDCLRLLEGGALLGREGRYALALAFALGDVWEETGDALEDLSAPWAVRATLTASVAMYLMPWSLPEPRSTGIPARMTATAMAYLGVESLWRVLDGWGVLVRRVDGARTFEELRDAGAAYGEVLGENAARVLVLLSAASVGMPSKGMALPGAAKAAVALEAQAGCAYRELSSVESVAMTPEGFTLVLPPTALARSGRDAEIRGHSQR, encoded by the coding sequence ATGGGTCGTGGTCGGGCCGTGTTGTGGTGTCTGTTCTGGATGGGAATGACGGCGGGCTGCTCGACGACTCGAGTGGTCCGACTGGACATGGGCATGGGCGAACCCGTCCTCCACACACCTCGCGAGGTGGAGGGCCCGGTGGAGCTGGATGAGGACTCCTTCAAGACCGCGGTGGAGCGACTGGCCCGAGGCGTGAGGCCCTCCGCGCAGCCCCTGCGCGAGGCGCGCCACCGGCTCGGTGTTCCAGCGCGCGGCGGGATGTCTCTGTATGAGCGGCGCCGGCTCGTCCCCGTGGGAGAAGAAGGTGATGTTTCACGGAGTGCTCCGCATGCGTCCGCCTCGGAGCAATCGCTGACACGCGACTACGCGCGCTGGTGTGAGGACGAGGAGGGCGAGGGCGACTGTCTGCGCTTGCTGGAAGGAGGCGCGCTGCTGGGGCGCGAGGGCCGGTATGCCCTGGCGCTGGCCTTCGCCCTGGGGGACGTCTGGGAAGAGACGGGTGATGCGCTGGAGGACCTGTCCGCGCCGTGGGCGGTGCGGGCGACGCTGACGGCGTCGGTGGCGATGTATCTGATGCCGTGGTCGCTGCCGGAGCCTCGCTCGACGGGGATTCCCGCGCGCATGACGGCAACGGCCATGGCGTACCTGGGCGTGGAGTCCTTGTGGCGGGTGTTGGATGGGTGGGGCGTGCTGGTGCGGCGCGTGGATGGGGCGCGCACCTTCGAGGAGCTTCGCGACGCGGGCGCGGCCTACGGCGAGGTGCTGGGGGAGAACGCGGCGCGGGTGCTCGTGCTGTTGTCGGCGGCGTCGGTGGGGATGCCCTCGAAGGGGATGGCGCTGCCGGGAGCGGCGAAGGCCGCGGTGGCCCTGGAGGCCCAGGCGGGCTGTGCCTACCGCGAGCTGTCCAGCGTGGAGTCGGTGGCGATGACGCCTGAGGGCTTCACGCTGGTCCTCCCGCCCACCGCGCTGGCGAGGTCGGGGCGCGACGCGGAGATTCGCGGGCATTCCCAGCGGTGA